AAAATCAAATCAAGAAATTGCGGCATTGAGCAGAAGTCGTCATCAATCACAAGGTTTTGGTTCTACTGGAAGTCGTGGCGATGAAGATGAATATTTAGAATTTTTAAAAGGTGATAAACCTTCTGATAAGAATAATATTTTTGAAGGCATTGATACTACTTGGAATCGTGTTGAAGGTGGAAAACCAATAGGAGAAATACTCTCAAACGTTGAGAAAAATTTTGATTTTAAAAATCCTTCAGCTTCTATTCCTGAATTAGTTAAAGCATATAACCTAATTCAAAATCTTAAAGACAATCACTGGAAAAAAATTAAAACAGAAGAGATTAAAAAAATCATTGCTGGTTGCGCTGGTTTGTACCTTGAAGCTGTTTCTGATGTTCAAGAAGCAACGCCAGGCAGCACAATCAAAGTAAAATTAGAAGCTATTAATCGGAGTAATATAGTCATGAATTGGAACGCAACCCAAACCGTTCCAAGTATAATGATGACTCAAGAAATTAACCCGTTAATGAATAACAAAGGAATTTCTAAATCTATTGAATTACCTCTTAATGATAGTTTGAACTATACTTATCCCTATTGGCTAGAAGAAAAAGGAACTACTGGAATGTATCGTGTTGATAACCAAGAAAACATAGGTATTCCTGATGTTTTAAGACAAATTAAAGTTACTTTTTTAATAGATATCAATGGTACGACAATTCCTTTTGAACGAAATGTAGTTTACAAATATAATGATGATGTTAAAGGCGAAGTCTATCAACCGCTTGATATAGTTCCAATTGTTACTTCTGCATTAAATGAAAAAGTTTATATTTTTAATTCTAACAGAAGTAAAACAATTAATGTAAAAATAAAAGCTGGAAAAGACAACATCAAAGGTAATGTTAAACTTGAACTGCCAAATGACTGGGAAGTTTCTCCAAATGAAATTCCATTTACCATCGATAAAAAAGATGAAGAAGTTTTAGCAGTTTTCTCAGTTTCTCCTTCAAAAGAAGCAAGCGAAGTAGATATAAAAAGTATAGTGAATATCAATAATCAACAATTTGACAAGCAAAAAATTGATATTAATTATCAGCATATTTACAAACAAATGGTTTTACAACCGGCAACTGCTAAAGCAATTCGTTTAAAAATCAAAACTAAAAACGAAAAGATTGCTTACATCATGGGTGCAGGTGATGAAATTCCAAAAAGTTTAGAACAAATGGGTTATGATGTTGATATTATTAAACCTGAAAAAATCTCAACTCAACTTCTCAACAACTATGATGTTATTATGACTGGAATTAGAGCTTACAATGTTGTAAATGCTTTAGCAACAAAACAAAAAATGTTATTAGACTTTGTTCAGAATGGTAAAACAATGATTGTTCAGTATAATACTTTAGATGATTTAGTTACCAATGAAATGTCACCTTATAAATTAAAAATATCAAGAGATAGAGTTACTGATGAAAATGCTGAAGTACGATTTATAAATCCAAACCATCAAATTTTAAATTACCCGAATAAAATAACTACTGAAGATTTTAAAGGCTGGACGCAAGAACAAGGATTGTATTATCCAAGTGAATGGGATACTGCCTTCACTCCTATTTTGTCAGCAAATGATAAAGGTGAAACCCCAAAAAATGGTGCCTTATTAGTAGCTAAATATGGAAAAGGAAATTACATTTATACAGGATTAAGTTTCTTCCGAGAGTTGCCAGCTGGAGTTTCGGGTGCATTTCGATTATTAGCTAACATGATTGCAATTGGAAAATAATTATGGAAAATAAAAAACAACTTTGGAAAAATAGTTACACTTGGGTTTTAATAGCCAATGCAATTTATATTGCTATATTTTTTCTTTTAATGCAAATATTCTATTAAGTCATGCAGCAACTCGATTGGATTGTATTATCAGTAACGCTATTATTTATTGTTATCTACGGCGTTTATAAAACTAAAGGTAGCGCAGATGTTCAAGATTATATATTAGGAAACAAGCAAACGCCTTGGTGGACAGTTGGTCTTTCAGTAATGGCGACTCAAGCTAGTGCAATTACATTTTTATCAACACCAGGTCAAGCTTACCATGATGGAATGGGTTTTGTTCAATTCTATTTTGGATTGCCTATTGCCATGGTTGTAATTTCCATGACTTTTATTCCAATTTATCACCGATTAAAAGTTTATACAGCTTATGAATACTTAGAGCAACGCTTTGACTTAAAAACACGTTCATTCACAGCAATTTTGTTTTTAATTCAACGTGGTTTAGGAACAGGTTTGACTATTTATGCGCCATCAATCATTCTTTCAGCAGTTTTGGGTTGGAACTTAACTTTACTTAATATTATAATTGGAATATTAGTAATCATCTACACGTATTCAGGTGGAACAAAAGCGGTAAACGTAACTCAAAAACAACAAATGTTTATCATCATGAGCGGAATGTTTATTACATTCTTCTTGATTTTACATTTGCTACCAAATGACATGACGTTTTCAAATGCAATGCACATTGCAGGTGCAAATGATAAAATGAATATTCTAGATTTTTCATTCGATCCAGAAAACAGATACACCATTTGGAGTGGAATTACTGGCGGTTTCTTTTTAATGCTTTCCTATTTTGGAACCGACCAATCTCAAGTGGGACGTTATCTTTCTGGGAAATCAGATAAAGAAAGTCAAATGGGTTTGATTATGAACGGTTTTCTAAAGGTTCCAATGCAGTTTTTTATACTTTTAACTGGAGTTATGGTTTTTGTTTTCTTTCAATTTAACCCAGTTCCTTTGCATTTTAACCCAGTAAATCAAGATGCAATTGAAAAATCTGTTTATGCTGCTGAATATCATTCACTAGAACAAAAAATTGCTCAATTGAGTGACGAAAAGAAAGAATTTAATTTATTATACATCGATCATTTAAATCAAAATTATGATAACCCAATTCTAAGAAATAAATTAATTTCACTTTCTAATAAAGAGAAGGATTTACACGATCAAGCCAAAGAAATAATCAGTAAAGTTGACACAAAAGCTGAAACAAATGATAAAGATTATGTATTCATTTATTTCATTCTTCACTATTTACCAAGTGGTTTGATTGGTTTATTATTAGCCGTTATACTTTCAGCTGCTATGTCATCTTCTGCATCAGGTTTGACAGCTTTAGCTTCTACTACAGCTATTGATATTTACATGCGAAATCAAAAACGCGAGAAGTCGCCAAAACATTATGTAAATGCCACTAAGTATTTCACTTTATTATGGGGAATCGTTGCTATATTATTTGCATGTTTTGCAACACTATTTGAAAATTTAATACAGTTAGTGAATATTATTGGTTCCATTTTTTATGGAACTGTTCTAGGAGTTTTTCTGGTTGGGTTTTATATTAAATATGTAAAAGCAAATGCAATATTTTGGGGTGCTGTTGCTAGTCAAACTACGATATTTGTAATTTATTATTATACCATTCACATATATCCAAACGGTCAGGAAAAGCTTGGCTATTTATGGTTAAATTTTATTGGAGCAACATTAACTGTTCTACTCGGAATAATACTTCAAATTTTTAGTAAGCGAAAAGAAATAGCATAAAAAAAGCCACGATTTTAATCGTAGCTTTTTAGAATTTATAAAAAAATTATTTTTTAGACCATTCTTTAATACTATCGTTATTCATTTTTACATAATCTGCGTTGTTAGCTTTTTCTGCACCAGCCAATGATTGTTTTGCTGTAGCGATTGCACCAGCTTTGTCACCTAATTTTGCTTGGATTAATGATTTTAATCTCAAATGCCAAAAAGGCGCATCTGCACCTGGCTTAACCATTCCTACTGCTTTATTTACATATTCTAACGCTTTATTTAAATCATTGTCAGAAGCAAATAAATATTGTGCAGCAGAATAGTAATCGCCAGCTGTTGGACCAGCTAATACTTTATTGATGCTTTCCATCGCTGATTTTTGTGTAGGTACTTCAAATTTTACTGAAACCATCGTTTTTTCCCAAGCAATATCTAAAGTAGCGCTATCATTGGTAATATTACCAATCGACATTGTGAAAGTTTCAACCGGATGATTCAACATAGTTGGATCAACATTGGTTAAAACAGCAACTTTATTAGCATCCCAATTTTCAGGTGTACCCCAATTATCAGTAGCAGTATAAAAAACAACTTCCCACATATCTGCTTTTGGAGTAGTAAAAATTGCATACTTCCCTTTTGGTAAAGTAGTTCCTTTAATTACTACATCATCACTGAAAGAAATAGTTGAATTGGCATTAGCACCTGTTCTCCACAGTTTACCAAATGGAACTAAATCTCCAAAAATAGCTCTTCCTTTTGCGCTTGGACGTGAATAATCAATTGTAACGTCTGTTAATCCTACAACTTGATTAACAGTGGCTTTCGGACTTGGCGCAGGTGTTTTTACCTGTGCTTCAATAGTTAGGTTGGCTATCAATACAGCCAAAGCAAATAATAGTTTTTTCATGATATTTAAATTAGTTTTTCAAATTTACAAATTACATACACTTCAAATGTTAATTAAAACTTAAATCAAAATTATTTTGTTTAACAAAATACAATAATTGTTGAACAATTTGTATTTTTACACAAACTAAAAATATGAAAATCTATCGCTTGCATAAAAAGCAAAATTTACCAATAACTATTACTCAGGCTTGGGATTTATTATCTGATCCAAAAAACCTGCAATTGATAACTCCAGATTACATGGGTTTTAAAATTCTT
The window above is part of the Flavobacterium sp. PMTSA4 genome. Proteins encoded here:
- a CDS encoding PIG-L family deacetylase, with protein sequence MQKLYSFLFLLLALSTQNLVAQQPSKPSSVELFNQIQKLNFLGSVLYIAAHPDDENTRLISWLSNDKKARTGYLSLTRGDGGQNLIGSELRELLGVIRTQELIEARKIDGGEQFFSRANDFGYSKNPDETLEIWNKEQVLSDVIWAIRKFQPDVIINRFDHRSPGTTHGHHTSSAMLSFEAFDKVNDATVFPNQLQYVTTWKPKRLFFNTSWWFYGGRDKFEKADKSNLAQINTGTYFSDLGKSNQEIAALSRSRHQSQGFGSTGSRGDEDEYLEFLKGDKPSDKNNIFEGIDTTWNRVEGGKPIGEILSNVEKNFDFKNPSASIPELVKAYNLIQNLKDNHWKKIKTEEIKKIIAGCAGLYLEAVSDVQEATPGSTIKVKLEAINRSNIVMNWNATQTVPSIMMTQEINPLMNNKGISKSIELPLNDSLNYTYPYWLEEKGTTGMYRVDNQENIGIPDVLRQIKVTFLIDINGTTIPFERNVVYKYNDDVKGEVYQPLDIVPIVTSALNEKVYIFNSNRSKTINVKIKAGKDNIKGNVKLELPNDWEVSPNEIPFTIDKKDEEVLAVFSVSPSKEASEVDIKSIVNINNQQFDKQKIDINYQHIYKQMVLQPATAKAIRLKIKTKNEKIAYIMGAGDEIPKSLEQMGYDVDIIKPEKISTQLLNNYDVIMTGIRAYNVVNALATKQKMLLDFVQNGKTMIVQYNTLDDLVTNEMSPYKLKISRDRVTDENAEVRFINPNHQILNYPNKITTEDFKGWTQEQGLYYPSEWDTAFTPILSANDKGETPKNGALLVAKYGKGNYIYTGLSFFRELPAGVSGAFRLLANMIAIGK
- a CDS encoding sodium:solute symporter; protein product: MQQLDWIVLSVTLLFIVIYGVYKTKGSADVQDYILGNKQTPWWTVGLSVMATQASAITFLSTPGQAYHDGMGFVQFYFGLPIAMVVISMTFIPIYHRLKVYTAYEYLEQRFDLKTRSFTAILFLIQRGLGTGLTIYAPSIILSAVLGWNLTLLNIIIGILVIIYTYSGGTKAVNVTQKQQMFIIMSGMFITFFLILHLLPNDMTFSNAMHIAGANDKMNILDFSFDPENRYTIWSGITGGFFLMLSYFGTDQSQVGRYLSGKSDKESQMGLIMNGFLKVPMQFFILLTGVMVFVFFQFNPVPLHFNPVNQDAIEKSVYAAEYHSLEQKIAQLSDEKKEFNLLYIDHLNQNYDNPILRNKLISLSNKEKDLHDQAKEIISKVDTKAETNDKDYVFIYFILHYLPSGLIGLLLAVILSAAMSSSASGLTALASTTAIDIYMRNQKREKSPKHYVNATKYFTLLWGIVAILFACFATLFENLIQLVNIIGSIFYGTVLGVFLVGFYIKYVKANAIFWGAVASQTTIFVIYYYTIHIYPNGQEKLGYLWLNFIGATLTVLLGIILQIFSKRKEIA
- a CDS encoding DUF2911 domain-containing protein translates to MKKLLFALAVLIANLTIEAQVKTPAPSPKATVNQVVGLTDVTIDYSRPSAKGRAIFGDLVPFGKLWRTGANANSTISFSDDVVIKGTTLPKGKYAIFTTPKADMWEVVFYTATDNWGTPENWDANKVAVLTNVDPTMLNHPVETFTMSIGNITNDSATLDIAWEKTMVSVKFEVPTQKSAMESINKVLAGPTAGDYYSAAQYLFASDNDLNKALEYVNKAVGMVKPGADAPFWHLRLKSLIQAKLGDKAGAIATAKQSLAGAEKANNADYVKMNNDSIKEWSKK